A portion of the Hydractinia symbiolongicarpus strain clone_291-10 chromosome 10, HSymV2.1, whole genome shotgun sequence genome contains these proteins:
- the LOC130613044 gene encoding nematocyst expressed protein 4-like: LLRTKKFCDNYPFLNPIPAIPLSQLYPYPSYTPIPAIPLSQPYPYPSYTPIPAIPLSQPYPYPTYTPIPAIPLSQPYPYPSHTPIPAIPLSQPYPYPSHTPIPPTPLPYPTSYPTLLTSKPIYLSTLISPHVTLLS; this comes from the coding sequence TTGTTGCGAACAAAGAAATTTTGTGATAATTATCCTTTTTTAAATCCTATCCCAGCTATACCCCTATCCCAGCTATACCCCTATCCCAGCTATACCCCTATCCCAGCCATACCCCTATCCCAGCCATACCCCTATCCCAGCTATACCCCTATCCCAGCCATACCCCTATCCCAGCCATACCCCTATCCCACCTACACCCCTATCCCAGCCATACCCCTATCCCAGCCATACCCCTATCCCAGCCATACCCCTATCCCAGCCATACCCCTATCCCAGCCATACCCCTATCCCAGCCATACCCCTATCCCACCTACACCCCTACCCTATCCTACATCTTACCCTACCCTTTTGACCTCAAAACCTATTTACCTCTCTACCCTTATCTCACCACATGTCACTCTGCTCTCCTAA